In a single window of the Platichthys flesus chromosome 5, fPlaFle2.1, whole genome shotgun sequence genome:
- the pecam1b gene encoding platelet endothelial cell adhesion molecule isoform X7 gives MGLLLLLTSSLLFSFFYPGIVVDAQRSFTIQNIVLSIEPSTNVTRDTNVTVRCKAHVSSGTGVLSREYTIYKDSQTVYTKTSSTSEDLLYPLPGARVSNTGKYKCKINIEGKEKTSEATKLTVTGLSKPVLHINKGVVNEEEEVTASCTAPGETGSIYFYFYEDSKEILDNLVNSNQLKAKFPLSSIGIHKLSCNYAVLIMPDSFKSEKSNSITVSVKELSITPVLEILPQSKVYEGDQLSISCTIRTFLNSSVSSLADLYLSHGTTLLSSGKTKVNHSMVALAEHPWDFECRLEKGNVAKVTKNRVTVNELFSAPTLTMSPAEVFQKDHMTLTCRSKIYVSERISMEELSYTLEPPDSHLTPMKPGVFSGRALQHDFNYTCVAQAKGIMKHSDTLTIYPKVSVSIPKISVVGKAVLGQPFNILCQSDTGSFPINYTLLWGYDKLSTTTVKLPREEALFTVTISRPEEINKYMCEATNKHGEAPLSKRLLAAVIAPLTDTTLTVLPSLTEISEGDDLYLICGTKGSPPVTFKWYRDGDKQPLFTDTTNKNNTHYQVPKLSKEHSGTYYCEAVNQANNVVRSEKVTVEVRMALWKKAVIGGVGLVVVSLLVLACVLYCKSKRGKREADAELSVRSANL, from the exons ATGGGCCTCCTTCTACTGCTCACCTCCTCGCTCCTGTTCAGCT TCTTCTATCCAGGGATAGTGGTGGACGCACAGCGAT CATTCACGATACAAAACATAGTCCTGTCCATTGAGCCCAGTACTAATGTGACTCGGGACACCAATGTGACTGTGAGATGTAAGGCCCATGTCAGCTCGGGGACTGGGGTGCTGAGTCGTGAGTACACGATATACAAGGACAGCCAAACGGTGTACACCAAGACCTCCAGCACGTCAGAGGACCTGCTGTACCCGTTGCCCGGGGCCAGAGTCTCCAACACCGGCAAATATAAGTGCAAGATCAATATCGAGGGCAAAGAGAAGACAAGTGAAGCTACAAAACTCACCGTGACAG GCCTGTCGAAACCAGTTCTCCACATTAACAAAGGTGTTGtcaatgaagaggaggaggtaacCGCCAGCTGCACAGCACCCGGGGAGACCGGCTCCATTTACTTCTACTTCTATGAGGACTCCAAAGAGATCCTTGACAATCTGGTCAACTCCAACCAGCTAAAAGCCAAGTTTCCTCTCAGCAGCATTGGCATCCACAAACTTAGCTGTAACTATGCTGTCCTAATAATGCCGGACTCCTTCAAGTCTGAAAAGAGCAACAGTATCACTGTTTCAGTCAAAG AGCTCTCCATCACTCCAGTCCTGGAGATTTTGCCTCAGTCCAAGGTTTATGAAGGAGATCAACTAAGCATCTCATGTACCATCAGAACGTTTCTCAACAGCTCTGTGAGCAGTCTTGCCGACCTGTACCTGAGCCATGGGACAACGCTTCTCAGCAGCGGAAAAACCAAGGTCAACCACAGCATGGTCGCTCTGGCAGAGCACCCTTGGGATTTTGAGTGCAGACTGGAGAAAGGAAATGTGGCCAAAGTCACCAAAAACAGGGTTACAGTGAATG AGCTGTTTTCGGCGCCCACTCTCACCATGTCTCCTGCTGAAGTCTTTCAAAAGGATCATATGACACTAACCTGCAGAAGTAAGATCTACGTCTCTGAAAGAATCTCAATGGAAGAGCTGAGCTACACTCTTGAGCCGCCTGACAGCCACCTGACCCCCATGAAGCCCGGTGTTTTCTCTGGCAGGGCCCTGCAGCATGATTTCAACTATACCTGTGTAGCTCAGGCCAAGGGCATCATGAAACACAGTGACACCCTGACTATATATCCAAAAG TGTCTGTCTCGATCCCTAAGATCTCAGTGGTTGGGAAGGCGGTCCTGGGACAACCATTCAATATCCTCTGTCAGTCGGACACTGGCAGTTTTCCGATCAACTACACCCTGCTATGGGGTTATGACAAACTGAGCACAACCACTGTCAAGCTGCCCCGTGAGGAAGCTCTCTTCACAGTCACCATCTCCAGGCCTGAGGAAATAAACAAGTACATGTGCGAGGCCACGAATAAACACGGGGAGGCTCCGCTCAGTAAAAGACTCCTAGCTGCTGTTATAG caCCTCTGACAGACACGACTCTGACCGTCCTCCCCAGCTTAACAGAGATCTCAGAGGGAGATGATCTCTACCTGATATGTGGCACTAAAggctcaccaccagtcacctttAAGTGGTACCGTGATGGCGACAAACAGCCGCTGTTCACCGACACCACCAACAAGAACAACACACACTACCAAGTCCCAAAGTTGTCCAAAGAGCACAGCGGCACATACTACTGCGAGGCTGTCAACCAGGCCAACAACGTGGTCCGCAGTGAGAAGGTCACCGTAGAGG TACGCATGGCGCTGTGGAAGAAAGCGGTGATCGGGGGCGTGGGTCTGGTGGTGGTGTCGCTGCTGGTGCTGGCCTGCGTGCTGTACTGCAAATCCAAGAGAG GTAAAAGAGAAGCAGATGCTGAATTGTCAGT ACGAAGCGCCAATCTATGA
- the pecam1b gene encoding platelet endothelial cell adhesion molecule isoform X5: MGLLLLLTSSLLFSFFYPGIVVDAQRSFTIQNIVLSIEPSTNVTRDTNVTVRCKAHVSSGTGVLSREYTIYKDSQTVYTKTSSTSEDLLYPLPGARVSNTGKYKCKINIEGKEKTSEATKLTVTGLSKPVLHINKGVVNEEEEVTASCTAPGETGSIYFYFYEDSKEILDNLVNSNQLKAKFPLSSIGIHKLSCNYAVLIMPDSFKSEKSNSITVSVKELSITPVLEILPQSKVYEGDQLSISCTIRTFLNSSVSSLADLYLSHGTTLLSSGKTKVNHSMVALAEHPWDFECRLEKGNVAKVTKNRVTVNELFSAPTLTMSPAEVFQKDHMTLTCRSKIYVSERISMEELSYTLEPPDSHLTPMKPGVFSGRALQHDFNYTCVAQAKGIMKHSDTLTIYPKVSVSIPKISVVGKAVLGQPFNILCQSDTGSFPINYTLLWGYDKLSTTTVKLPREEALFTVTISRPEEINKYMCEATNKHGEAPLSKRLLAAVIAPLTDTTLTVLPSLTEISEGDDLYLICGTKGSPPVTFKWYRDGDKQPLFTDTTNKNNTHYQVPKLSKEHSGTYYCEAVNQANNVVRSEKVTVEVRMALWKKAVIGGVGLVVVSLLVLACVLYCKSKRGKREADAELSVGKHMQQVIIINNTKIKCLG; this comes from the exons ATGGGCCTCCTTCTACTGCTCACCTCCTCGCTCCTGTTCAGCT TCTTCTATCCAGGGATAGTGGTGGACGCACAGCGAT CATTCACGATACAAAACATAGTCCTGTCCATTGAGCCCAGTACTAATGTGACTCGGGACACCAATGTGACTGTGAGATGTAAGGCCCATGTCAGCTCGGGGACTGGGGTGCTGAGTCGTGAGTACACGATATACAAGGACAGCCAAACGGTGTACACCAAGACCTCCAGCACGTCAGAGGACCTGCTGTACCCGTTGCCCGGGGCCAGAGTCTCCAACACCGGCAAATATAAGTGCAAGATCAATATCGAGGGCAAAGAGAAGACAAGTGAAGCTACAAAACTCACCGTGACAG GCCTGTCGAAACCAGTTCTCCACATTAACAAAGGTGTTGtcaatgaagaggaggaggtaacCGCCAGCTGCACAGCACCCGGGGAGACCGGCTCCATTTACTTCTACTTCTATGAGGACTCCAAAGAGATCCTTGACAATCTGGTCAACTCCAACCAGCTAAAAGCCAAGTTTCCTCTCAGCAGCATTGGCATCCACAAACTTAGCTGTAACTATGCTGTCCTAATAATGCCGGACTCCTTCAAGTCTGAAAAGAGCAACAGTATCACTGTTTCAGTCAAAG AGCTCTCCATCACTCCAGTCCTGGAGATTTTGCCTCAGTCCAAGGTTTATGAAGGAGATCAACTAAGCATCTCATGTACCATCAGAACGTTTCTCAACAGCTCTGTGAGCAGTCTTGCCGACCTGTACCTGAGCCATGGGACAACGCTTCTCAGCAGCGGAAAAACCAAGGTCAACCACAGCATGGTCGCTCTGGCAGAGCACCCTTGGGATTTTGAGTGCAGACTGGAGAAAGGAAATGTGGCCAAAGTCACCAAAAACAGGGTTACAGTGAATG AGCTGTTTTCGGCGCCCACTCTCACCATGTCTCCTGCTGAAGTCTTTCAAAAGGATCATATGACACTAACCTGCAGAAGTAAGATCTACGTCTCTGAAAGAATCTCAATGGAAGAGCTGAGCTACACTCTTGAGCCGCCTGACAGCCACCTGACCCCCATGAAGCCCGGTGTTTTCTCTGGCAGGGCCCTGCAGCATGATTTCAACTATACCTGTGTAGCTCAGGCCAAGGGCATCATGAAACACAGTGACACCCTGACTATATATCCAAAAG TGTCTGTCTCGATCCCTAAGATCTCAGTGGTTGGGAAGGCGGTCCTGGGACAACCATTCAATATCCTCTGTCAGTCGGACACTGGCAGTTTTCCGATCAACTACACCCTGCTATGGGGTTATGACAAACTGAGCACAACCACTGTCAAGCTGCCCCGTGAGGAAGCTCTCTTCACAGTCACCATCTCCAGGCCTGAGGAAATAAACAAGTACATGTGCGAGGCCACGAATAAACACGGGGAGGCTCCGCTCAGTAAAAGACTCCTAGCTGCTGTTATAG caCCTCTGACAGACACGACTCTGACCGTCCTCCCCAGCTTAACAGAGATCTCAGAGGGAGATGATCTCTACCTGATATGTGGCACTAAAggctcaccaccagtcacctttAAGTGGTACCGTGATGGCGACAAACAGCCGCTGTTCACCGACACCACCAACAAGAACAACACACACTACCAAGTCCCAAAGTTGTCCAAAGAGCACAGCGGCACATACTACTGCGAGGCTGTCAACCAGGCCAACAACGTGGTCCGCAGTGAGAAGGTCACCGTAGAGG TACGCATGGCGCTGTGGAAGAAAGCGGTGATCGGGGGCGTGGGTCTGGTGGTGGTGTCGCTGCTGGTGCTGGCCTGCGTGCTGTACTGCAAATCCAAGAGAG GTAAAAGAGAAGCAGATGCTGAATTGTCAGT AGGGAAGCATATGCAACAGGTGATAAtcataaataatacaaagatTAAATGTCTTGGCTAA